A genomic region of Enterococcus sp. 12C11_DIV0727 contains the following coding sequences:
- a CDS encoding thioredoxin family protein yields MKNKTGILLLSIVVIVFFVILTASKTSASIKDNTISIQQIEDTITNKEDTFILVGNRNCTSCQMFLPILEKAAKKTDTEVYYLDTENTSNKKFITSNNVTVTPTILVIKAGELTRYEGALEYDTTKNILEGREVE; encoded by the coding sequence ATGAAAAATAAAACAGGAATACTGTTATTGTCTATCGTTGTTATTGTATTTTTTGTGATTCTAACAGCATCTAAAACGAGTGCCAGTATAAAAGACAACACAATATCAATCCAGCAAATCGAAGATACCATTACAAACAAAGAAGACACATTCATTTTAGTAGGAAATCGAAATTGCACGTCATGTCAAATGTTTCTACCAATTTTAGAAAAAGCAGCGAAAAAGACAGATACTGAAGTCTATTATCTGGATACTGAAAATACTAGTAATAAAAAGTTTATAACTAGTAATAACGTAACAGTGACGCCGACGATACTAGTGATCAAAGCTGGGGAACTAACACGCTATGAAGGTGCTCTAGAGTATGACACAACAAAAAATATTCTTGAAGGTAGGGAAGTAGAATGA